A genomic window from Methanoculleus sp. SDB includes:
- a CDS encoding ATP synthase subunit C, which translates to MAEVSLGPGPYTYVCTRMRVRKAKLLPREDYLRMLNMSLPEITRFIEETEYKAEIDELSPSFSGIDLVEVALSWNLAKEYQKILEITPGALHQFMQSYLRRWDIQNFLTILRGKQQGVSAGRIKEVLIPAGKLNRAFLDRLLAEDSVERIADAMKGKRLYPVLERELPGALETGSFAQLENELYKGFYNELLIDAKSGVKGGFAFLAYIRLEIDFMNVQNLFRLRSGTVEGDIRTLMIPGGSFSIDELQRIAAIENAGDFIDAVQKKGGLQSVTGLLEDIRNHRPIHEIEIELTRIMLAEMERLSKRYPFSICPVLVYLEKKKYEVQNLRSLARGKEAHLPTERIQSYLVV; encoded by the coding sequence ATGGCCGAAGTAAGTCTGGGACCGGGTCCTTACACCTACGTGTGTACACGGATGCGCGTGCGGAAAGCGAAGCTCCTGCCCCGTGAGGATTATCTCCGGATGCTGAACATGAGCCTTCCCGAAATAACTCGTTTCATTGAGGAAACCGAGTATAAGGCTGAGATTGATGAGCTCTCCCCATCGTTTTCAGGGATTGATCTCGTGGAAGTCGCGCTCAGCTGGAACCTTGCCAAAGAATACCAGAAAATTCTGGAAATCACTCCCGGTGCCCTGCACCAGTTCATGCAGAGCTACCTGCGGAGGTGGGATATCCAGAATTTCCTGACAATCCTGCGCGGGAAGCAGCAGGGTGTCTCCGCGGGGAGAATCAAGGAGGTTCTCATCCCTGCCGGGAAGCTGAACCGGGCGTTTCTGGACCGTCTTCTTGCCGAAGATTCGGTGGAACGGATCGCAGACGCGATGAAGGGAAAACGGCTCTACCCCGTTCTCGAACGGGAACTTCCGGGAGCGCTCGAGACCGGATCGTTTGCACAGCTCGAAAACGAGCTCTACAAGGGATTCTACAACGAACTTTTGATCGACGCGAAATCGGGAGTGAAGGGAGGGTTTGCATTCCTCGCATACATCCGGCTCGAGATCGATTTCATGAATGTTCAGAACCTGTTCCGCCTGAGATCCGGTACCGTCGAAGGAGATATCCGGACCCTGATGATCCCGGGCGGATCGTTTTCGATTGATGAGCTGCAGCGTATCGCCGCCATCGAGAATGCCGGTGATTTTATCGATGCCGTCCAGAAAAAGGGCGGACTCCAATCCGTCACCGGACTTCTGGAGGACATCAGGAACCACCGTCCCATTCATGAGATCGAGATAGAGCTTACCCGCATCATGCTTGCTGAAATGGAGCGCCTCTCGAAGCGGTACCCGTTCTCAATATGCCCGGTTCTCGTGTATCTGGAGAAGAAAAAGTACGAAGTACAGAATCTCAGGTCGCTCGCACGCGGCAAGGAGGCACACCTCCCGACAGAGCGGATCCAGAGTTATCTGGTGGTGTAA
- a CDS encoding ATP synthase subunit F (produces ATP from ADP in the presence of a proton gradient across the membrane; the F subunit is part of the catalytic core of the ATP synthase complex), translating to MEIAVVGNSDFILGFRLAGIKRTYAANRDEKFVEHITTILGSDDIGILVLKGSDMERLPPRLRTTLEESVRPTVITIGGEEGGLSMRERIKRSVGVDLWK from the coding sequence ATGGAGATTGCAGTTGTAGGAAACAGCGATTTCATCCTGGGCTTCAGGCTTGCGGGTATCAAACGCACGTATGCTGCCAACCGGGACGAAAAATTTGTCGAGCATATCACCACCATTCTTGGCAGTGATGATATCGGCATTCTCGTTCTGAAGGGAAGCGATATGGAGCGGCTCCCGCCACGGCTCCGCACCACCCTTGAGGAATCGGTACGGCCGACAGTAATAACCATCGGCGGCGAGGAAGGCGGATTGTCGATGAGAGAGAGAATTAAGAGATCAGTGGGTGTTGATCTGTGGAAGTGA